The Candidatus Methylomirabilota bacterium genome segment CCGCGATCGCGACGCCGTCGAAGAGCGTGTGGACGCCGAGGCCGAGGAGCGCGAGGTAGCCCGCCGACGGCGCGAGCAGCGCCTCGGGGTGCACCTCCTCGCCGAAGTGGAAATGCGGGGCCACCGTGTGCTCGAAGAGGTGGACGCCGAAGTAGCCGACCAGCACGAAGAGGAACGCGTGCGGCACGTGCGCCGCCTCGGGGAGCATCCGGACGAACGCGGCGGCCAGCATGAAGCCCGCGCCCGCGGCGACGAAATAGCGGAGCGGCGCGAGTCCCTTGCGATGGGCGCCGACGACGATCAGCGCGCCGGCGAGATCCGCGGCCGCCGCGGCGGCCGTGAAGAGCAGGTATGCTACCATGATCACGCGAGCATAGCATGGCCACCGGGCAGTCTCCCCGCCTGCTGGGCGAAATCCTCGTCGCCGAGCGACTCACCACCGCGGACGTCGTGGCCCAGGGCCTCGCGCGCGCGCGGACGACCGGCGAGCGGCTCGGCGAGGCGCTCGTCGCGCTCGGTGCGGTGACGACCGAGGACGTGCTGCGGGCGCTCGCCAGGCAGCAGAACCTCCAGTTCCTCTCGCGCGACGAGCTGCCGTCCGCGCTGCCGGTGGTCAAGAACCTCTCGGCGAAGTATCTCCGCCAGTACGCGGTCTGTCCCGTCAGCGTCGAGAACGGGCTGCTGACGGTCGCGACCGCCGACCCGCTCAATCCGCTCGTCGTGGACGACCTCCAGCAGTCCACGGGCCTCGCGGTCAAGCTCGTCGTCAGCGCCCCCGACGCGATCGGCGAGGCGATCGACCGGACGTACGACGGCGCGGCGACGCCGCTCCAGCGCATCGTCGAGGGCATGGAAGACGAGGGCGGCGCCGCGGGCGACGAAGACGTGAACCACCTGCGCGACATGGCGTTCGAGGCGCCGGTCGTGCGCCTCGTGAACCTCCTCATCGAGAACGCGATCGGCGCCGAGGCGTCGGACATCCACATCGAGCCCTTCGAGGACACGCTCCGCGTGCGGTACCGGCTCGACGGGATCCTCTTCGAGCAGGAGGCGCCGCCGCGCCGGCTCCAGGCCGCCGTGACCTCGCGCATCAAGCTCATGGCAGAGATGAACATCGCCGAGCGGCGCCTGCCCCAGGACGGGCGCATCCGCGTCACGCTCCACGGCCGGCGCGTCGACATCCGCGTCTCGACGATGCCCACCGTGCACGGTGAATCGATCGTCATGCGGCTCCTCGACCGCGCGAGCGTGTTCCTGCCGCTCGAGAAGCTCGGCTTCGCGCCGGACACGCTCGCGCGCTTCGACGCGCTCATCAAGCGGCCGCACGGGATCCTGCTCGTCACGGGGCCCACCGGCTCCGGCAAGACGACGACGCTCTACGGCGCGCTCGACAAGATCAACTCGACGGACCTCAAGATCATCACGGTCGAGGATCCGGTCGAATACCAGCTGAAGGGCGTCAACCAGATCCCGGTGAAGCCGAAGATCGGGCTCACGTTCGCCACCGGGCTCCGCCACATCGTGCGGCAGGACCCGGACGTGATCCTCATCGGCGAGATCCGCGACCTCGAGACCGCCGAGATCGCGATCCAGGCGGCGCTCACCGGCCACCTCGTCTTCTCGACGCTCCACACCAACGACGCGCCGGGCGCGATCACCCGACTTCAAGATATGGGCGTCGAGCCCTACCTCGTCGCCTCCGTCCTGGAGGGCGTCCTCGCCCAGCGCCTCCTGCGGCGCGTCTGCCAGGCCTGCCGCACGCCCGACGCGCCGAACGCCGCCGACCTCGAGGCGCTCGGCATCGAGGGCGCCGCCGGCGCCAAGCTCTGGCGCGGGCGCGGCTGCGACGAGTGCCGCGGCACCGGCTACCGCGGGCGCACCGGCATCTACGAGCTCTTCCCGATCACGGAGGACGCGCGCAGCCTCATCCTCCGGCGCGCCCCGAG includes the following:
- the gspE gene encoding type II secretion system ATPase GspE; this translates as MATGQSPRLLGEILVAERLTTADVVAQGLARARTTGERLGEALVALGAVTTEDVLRALARQQNLQFLSRDELPSALPVVKNLSAKYLRQYAVCPVSVENGLLTVATADPLNPLVVDDLQQSTGLAVKLVVSAPDAIGEAIDRTYDGAATPLQRIVEGMEDEGGAAGDEDVNHLRDMAFEAPVVRLVNLLIENAIGAEASDIHIEPFEDTLRVRYRLDGILFEQEAPPRRLQAAVTSRIKLMAEMNIAERRLPQDGRIRVTLHGRRVDIRVSTMPTVHGESIVMRLLDRASVFLPLEKLGFAPDTLARFDALIKRPHGILLVTGPTGSGKTTTLYGALDKINSTDLKIITVEDPVEYQLKGVNQIPVKPKIGLTFATGLRHIVRQDPDVILIGEIRDLETAEIAIQAALTGHLVFSTLHTNDAPGAITRLQDMGVEPYLVASVLEGVLAQRLLRRVCQACRTPDAPNAADLEALGIEGAAGAKLWRGRGCDECRGTGYRGRTGIYELFPITEDARSLILRRAPSRDIRRQAVEHGMVTLRLDGWRKACAGVTTVEEILRVTQEDA